GTGGGACTGAGGGTGAGCAGGGAAGAAGAGATCGAGGGGCTCGACCTCTCTCAGCACGGCGAGAGCGGCTACACCTTCTGAATCTACACCGGGACCCCGGAAAGAAGGGTCCCCCTACGATACAACGGCGTATCGTATTACATGGAAAAGGCAAAGGCGCCTTTCCCGCACCGCCTCCAGAAACGGTGGGGAAAGGCGCCTTTTTTTGCGGGCTCCTTGAAGGTTCCACGGCACATCGGCCGCCGGGAGGGGCGGCGCTTAACGAAGAGAGGGAGGTAGAGGGAGATGAAGAAAGTCGAGGCGATCATCAAGCCGTTCAAGCTCGACGACGTGAAGAAGGCCCTGAACGACATCCACATCGAGGGTCTCACCGTCTCGGAGGTAAAGGGCTTCGGCCGGCAGAAGGGCCACACCGAGCTCTACAGGGGGGCCGAGTACACCGTCGACTTCCTGCCGAAGCTCAAGCTCGAGGTGGTCACCACCGACGACCAGGCGGCAAAGGTCGTGGAGGCCATCATCGAGTCGGGCCGCACGGGAAAGATAGGCGACGGCAAGGTCTTCGTCATCGACGTGGACGACGCCGTGAGGATCCGCACCGGCGAAAGGGGCGAGAGCGCGCTCTGATGGCGTGGCGAAGTATTGAAAATCCCTGGGAGGTAGGAAAGAAATGATGAAACAGACCGCAAAGACGCTGTTGTCCACCCTTTTCCTTACACTGCTGCCGGCGCTCGCCGCCGCCGAGGAGGCGCCGGCCATAGACACGGGCGATACGGCGTGGATAATCGTAGCCACGGCGATGGTAATGGTCATGACGCCCGGTCTCGCGCTCTTCTACGCCGGCATGGTGCGCAAGAAGAACGTGCTCGGCACGATCATGCACAGCTTCTTCATGCTCTGCCTCGTGAGCGTGCAGTGGGTGCTCTGGGGCTACACCCTCGCCTTCGGGCCCGACGTGGCGTCGGTGGTGGGCGGGCTCGCCCACCTGGGGCTCGCCGGCGTGGGAGGCGAGCCCAACGGCACGATCCCGCACCTGGTCTTCATGATGTTCCAGGGGACCTTCGCCATCATAACGGTGGCGCTCATCTCCGGCGCCTTCGCCGAGAGGATGCGCTTTTCGACCTTCGTGGTCTTCGGCCTTCTGTGGACCACCTTCGTCTACGACCCGGTCTGCCACTGGGTATGGGGCGGCGGATGGATAGGCGAGATGGGCGCGCTCGACTTCGCG
This DNA window, taken from Deltaproteobacteria bacterium, encodes the following:
- a CDS encoding P-II family nitrogen regulator, with translation MKKVEAIIKPFKLDDVKKALNDIHIEGLTVSEVKGFGRQKGHTELYRGAEYTVDFLPKLKLEVVTTDDQAAKVVEAIIESGRTGKIGDGKVFVIDVDDAVRIRTGERGESAL